A window of Patagioenas fasciata isolate bPatFas1 chromosome 5, bPatFas1.hap1, whole genome shotgun sequence contains these coding sequences:
- the PLEK2 gene encoding pleckstrin-2, producing the protein MQEAAGVLKEGFLVKRGHIVRNWKVRWFVLLQDKLLYYKIEGGKKEPSPKGRILLDGCTITCPCLEYENRPLLIKLRTKTNTDYFLECCSREERDSWALDITGAIHAGHPVQVQELHRMKNSFKLLENISLHHIVERMCDSSTGIKLTRNLEQGNRYKETFTGSALVDWLISNSFAVSRFEAITLASMLMEENFIKPVGARSTEATRYSDLSEQFLDDSTALYMFAESSKKNISSKEELQFNISELSGTIVKQGFLVKQGHKRKNWKVRRFVLRADPAFLHYYDPTKEENRPVGGFSLRGCLVSALEDNGVPAGVKGNVQGNLFKIITKNDIHYYIQASSKTERAQWIEAIKPLT; encoded by the exons ATGCAGGAGGCAGCGGGAGTCCTGAAGGAGGGCTTCCTTGTCAAACGG GGACATATTGTTCGTAACTGGAAAGTGAGATGGTTTGTCCTGCTTCAGGATAAGCTGCTGTATTACAAAATTGAAGGAGGCAAGAAGGAACCTTCTCCAAAGGGCAGGATCCTTTTGGATGGCTGCACTATTACTTGTCCATGCCTGGAATATGAGAACAGACCG CTACTCATCAAACTAAGGACAAAAACCAATACAGACTATTTCCTGGAATGTTGCTCCAGGGAGGAGCGAGACTCCTGGGCTTTGGACATCACTGGAGCTATTCATGCTGGTCACCCAGTACAGGTACAAGAGCTTCACAGAATGAAGAACTCTTTCAAACTGCTAGAGAATATCAGCCTTCA CCACATAGTGGAGAGAATGTGTGACAGCAGTACTGGAATTAAGCTGACCCGCAACTTGGAGCAAGGCAACAGATACAAAGAGACCTTCACAG GTTCTGCCTTGGTGGACTGGCTCATCTCCAACAGCTTTGCTGTGTCACGATTCGAGGCCATCACCTTGGCATCCATGCTGATGGAAGAGAACTTCATCAAGCCCGTGGGAGCCCGCAGCACTGAGGCCACACGATACAGTGATCTCTCTGAGCAGTTCCTCGATGACTCCACTGCACTGTACATGTTT GCTGAGAGCAGTAAGAAAAATATCAGTTCCAAGGAAGAGCTACAATTTAACATCTCTGAATTAAGTGGCACAATTGTGAAGCAAGGATTCTTAGTGAAACAG GGGCACAAGAGGAAAAACTGGAAGGTGAGGAGATTTGTTTTGAGAGCTGATCCCGCTTTTTTGCACTACTATGACCCCACTAAG GAAGAAAACAGGCCAGTAGGTGGATTTTCTCTCCGTGGCTGTCTTGTCTCAGCTCTGGAGGACAACGGAGTCCCAGCAG gagTGAAGGGCAACGTGCAAGGCAACCTCTTCAAAATCATCACCAAAAATGACATTCATTATTATATCCAGGCCAGCTCCAAGACAGAGCGAGCACAGTGGATTGAGGCAATCAAACCACTGACATGA